From Oncorhynchus keta strain PuntledgeMale-10-30-2019 chromosome 25, Oket_V2, whole genome shotgun sequence, one genomic window encodes:
- the LOC118358563 gene encoding calcineurin B homologous protein 3-like, translated as MGASQSAGTEHEFQDLADRTGFSLEQIGNINKRFRQLSNNEETLSREDLASIPALDNNPIRAQIINAFFDKRNLHQNETGTVQEIGFEEFLMVMTHFRPAAMGLTEEERENLRREKLRFLFNMHDTDSDGTINLEEYRRVVEELLSKAGTIGQETAKAIADAAMLEVASTTRGKMEPDEFYEGITFENFLQILNTFDIETRMHVRFLHMDTATLRCGKSK; from the exons ATGGGAGCCTCGCAGTCTGCGGGCACTGAACACGAGTTCCAGGATCTGGCTGATCGAACTGGAT TTTCCCTGGAGCAGATTGGCAACATCAACAAGAGATTCAGACAGCTGAGTAACAATGAGGAGACACTAAG TCGAGAGGATTTGGCCAGCATCCCTGCTCTAGATAACAATCCAATCCGGGCTCAAATTATTAATGCATTCTTTGATAAAAG AAACCTCCACCAGAATGAGACGGGTACAGTCCAGGAGATTGGCTTTGAGGAGTTCCTTATGGTGATGACTCACTTCCGCCCAGCAGCCATGGGCCtaacggaggaggagagggagaacctGAGAAGGGAGAAACTACGAT TTCTGTTCAACATGCATGACACAGACAGCGACGGCACCATCAACCTGGAGGAGTACAGACGG GTGGTGGAGGAGCTCCTATCAAAGGCTGGCACTATCGGACAGGAGACCGCCAAAGCCATCGCAGACGCTGCCATGCTGGAAGTGGCAAGCACTACAAGGGGCAAAATG GAACCTGATGAATTCTATGAAGGAATCACTTTTGAAAATTTTCTACAG ATTCTAAACACCTTCGATATTGAGACGAGGATGCATGTTCGCTTCTTACACATGGACACTGCAACCTTGCGATGTGGAAAATCTAAATGA